In one Bos mutus isolate GX-2022 chromosome 19, NWIPB_WYAK_1.1, whole genome shotgun sequence genomic region, the following are encoded:
- the HSD17B1 gene encoding 17-beta-hydroxysteroid dehydrogenase type 1: protein MDRTVVLITGCSSGIGLHLALRLASDPSQSFKVYATLRDLASQGPLLEAAQSRGCLPGSLETLQLDVRDADSIAAAQARVTEGRVDVLVCNAGRGLVGPLEAHKEGSVDAVLDVNLTGTVRMLQAFLPDMKRRRSGRILVTGSIGGLMALPFNAVYCASKFALEGLCESLAILLQPFGVHVSLIECGPVHTPFPEKVEGGLGGMLDRADVETRDLFNRYRRHCERVIREAGQDPEEVVEVFLQALRAPRPALRYFTTERFLPLVQLRFSDPSGSSYVAAAHKSAFHDKAAEGSDGAGAEAEAGKLEASELRAPLAPQ, encoded by the exons ATGGACCGCACTGTAGTACTCATTACCGGCTGTTCCTCCGGCATTGGCCTACACCTGGCCCTGCGACTGGCGTCCGACCCGTCCCAGAGCTTCAAAG TGTATGCCACGCTGAGGGACCTGGCGTCACAAGGCCCACTGTTGGAGGCCGCCCAGTCCCGAGGGTGCCTTCCCGGCTCCCTGGAGACGTTGCAGCTGGACGTGAGGGATGCAGATTCCATAGCCGCTGCCCAGGCACGCGTGACCGAGGGCCGCGTGGACGTGCTGG TGTGTAACGCAGGCCGGGGCCTGGTGGGGCCGCTGGAGGCACACAAGGAGGGCAGCGTGGACGCCGTGCTGGACGTGAACCTAACGGGGACCGTGCGGATGCTGCAGGCCTTCCTGCCGGACATGAAGCGCCGCCGCTCGGGACGCATATTGGTGACCGGGAGCATAGGCGGCTTGATGG CGCTTCCCTTCAACGCCGTTTACTGCGCCAGCAAGTTCGCGCTCGAGGGTTTGTGCGAGAGTCTGGCGATTCTGCTGCAGCCCTTCGGGGTCCA CGTGAGCCTCATCGAGTGCGGCCCGGTGCACACCCCCTTCCCCGAGAAGGTGGAGGGCGGCCTGGGCGGGATGCTGGACCGCGCGGACGTCGAGACTCGCGACCTCTTCAACCGCTACCGTCGCCACTGCGAGAGGGTCATACGTGAGGCGGGTCAGGACCCGGAGGAGGTGGTCGAG GTCTTCCTCCAGGCGCTACGCGCCCCGCGCCCGGCCCTGCGCTACTTCACCACCGAGCGATTCCTGCCACTGGTGCAGCTGCGCTTCTCTGACCCCAGCGGCTCCAGCTACGTCGCCGCTGCGCACAAGTCAGCGTTCCACGACAAGGCCGCCGAGGGCTCCGACGGCGCCGGGGCGGAGGCAGAAGCCGGTAAACTGGAGGCATCTGAGCTCCGCGCTCCTCTCGCCCCGCAATAA